In Archocentrus centrarchus isolate MPI-CPG fArcCen1 chromosome 22, fArcCen1, whole genome shotgun sequence, one DNA window encodes the following:
- the fuca2 gene encoding LOW QUALITY PROTEIN: plasma alpha-L-fucosidase (The sequence of the model RefSeq protein was modified relative to this genomic sequence to represent the inferred CDS: inserted 3 bases in 3 codons) has translation MGALTVVSVFLLMIGAIRARYEPNWESIDSRPLPEWYDQAKFGIFIHWGVFSVPSFGSEWFWWYWQKQKLKPYVDFMERNYPPEFKYQDFAPQFTAEFFDAKEWTDIFASSGAKYIVLTTKHHEGFTLWGSKNSWNWNAVDVGPKRDLVDEVVTALRTYSDLHVGLYHSLFEWFNPLFDLDAANVFTTNYFPTSKTLPELYELVVKYKPEVLWSDGDGNAPDKYWNSTGFLAWLYNDSPVRDTVVTNDRWGAGSICTHGGYYTCNDRYQPGHLLKHKWENCMTIDTKSWSYRRNAPLSDYLTIEQLVATLVETVSCGGNLLMNIGPTRDGRISPIFEERLRQMGQWLKVNGDAIYNTTAWRAXNDSLTPNMWYTSKPQEKAIFSILLEWPXNGSVILSEPVVLDNSGKTKVELLGHGSLKWRPVKPSGLQVFLPPLSFGQMPCXWGWTLRLTGTT, from the exons ATGGGAGCTTTAACCGTCGTTTCGGTATTTTTACTAATGATCGGGGCCATTAGGGCCAGATACGAACCGAACTGGGAGTCCATCGACTCCAGACCGCTGCCAGAGTGGTACGACCAGGCTAAGTTCGGCATCTTCATACACTGGGGAGTCTTTTCGGTTCCGAGCTTTGGCAGCGAGTGGTTCTG GTGGTACTGGCAGAAGCAAAAACTAAAACCATATGTGGACTTTATGGAGAGGAATTATCCTCCAGAATTCAAGTATCAGGACTTTGCACCGCAATTCACTGCTGAGTTCTTTGATGCCAAAGAATGGACCGACATCTTTGCCTCATCAGGAGCAAAATACATCGTTCTAACCACAAAACATCATGAAG GTTTTACACTCTGGGGCTCAAAAAACTCCTGGAACTGGAACGCAGTGGATGTTGGACCAAAAAGAGACCTGGTAGATGAAGTGGTGACTGCTCTTCGCACTTACAGTGACCTGCACGTAGGGTTGTATCACTCCCTTTTTGAGTGGTTTAACCCGCTGTTTGACCTGGATGCCGCCAATGTCTTCACTACAAACTACTTTCCTACCAGTAAAACTCTACCTGAGCTTTATGAGCTTGTTGTCAAATACAAACCAGAGGTGCTTTGGTCTGATGGAGATGGAAATGCACCTGACAAATACTGGAACAGCACTGGTTTCTTAGCCTGGCTCTATAATGACAG TCCAGTACGTGACACGGTGGTGACGAATGATCGGTGGGGTGCTGGCTCCATCTGCACCCACGGTGGATATTACACCTGTAATGATCGCTACCAGCCAGGACACCTGCTTAAGCACAAATGGGAAAACTGCATGACCATTGACACAAAGTCCTGGAGTTACAGACGTAACGCTCCCCTCAGTGATTACCTCACCATCGAGCAGCTTGTGGCG ACACTGGTGGAGACTGTGTCCTGTGGAGGAAACCTGCTGATGAATATCGGCCCCACACGCGATGGAAGAATCTCTCCGATCTTTGAGGAGCGTCTGAGGCAGATGGGCCAGTGGTTGAAGGTGAACGGGGACGCCATCTATAACACAACAGCATGGCGAG AGAATGACAGCTTGACTCCAAATATGTG GTACACATCTAAACCCCAGGAAAAAGCCATCTTTTCCATCTTACTTGAGTGGC AAAATGGATCAGTGATTCTGAGTGAGCCAGTAGTACTGGACAACTCAGGTAAGAC aaaggtggAGCTTCTTGGTCACGGCTCCTTGAAATGGAGGCCTGTAAAGCCCAGCGGACTGCAGGTTTTCCTGCCTCCGCTGTCCTTCGGCCAGATGCCAT AGTGGGGCTGGACACTGAGGCTGACAGGTACCACTTGA